A portion of the Oreochromis niloticus isolate F11D_XX unplaced genomic scaffold, O_niloticus_UMD_NMBU tig00002461_pilon, whole genome shotgun sequence genome contains these proteins:
- the LOC100691050 gene encoding neoverrucotoxin subunit alpha-like — translation MHPTPMVPPVGGGPPGRWVHVPLVAGLHGLMTGHQTLALRHTPRAWLQGVTLWDDTNLQDMIKESEQPSTDFKVTTSDSTDSKSTLLDVDASLKASVLCGLVEVGGSAKYLNDKKKSHKQSRVTLQYKVTTKFKQLTLTPQRVKNTQQVDGLKHLSTHVVTGILYGANAFFVFDSEKLDGSSIQDIQGTMKAVIEKIPSINVPGNFYIKLSKEEKAVTDKFTCKFYGDFILESNPVTFEDAINTYIQLPKLLGKNKENGVPLKVTLMPLENLHPEATGMMTEISIEHSLRKAQDALKDLQNLDVRCNDLLEDRVVKSFPQIKEKLSRFKKLCEYYTSSLQKTMAEKLPSIRAAEEDQQELVKLFDARDESPFSQQKLTKWIKDEEREVTIISHLVHIMEGKKIISDQSELDREVFNPGAEEVFCFVFTSLKSTDPYLQNMSDFLDKKKLEQSIIPPTQDQWYFSDEVVAKMKEKAEAVKNSIRLFITAISNDKYKGATIYHYRNTVLVTDDFSGPDVTDLENRMDRRDLMSSPGPDMVHPYWLKKLTALHEYLEAQMNQMLVDERPHNGKPKARQS, via the exons atgcacccgacccctatggtgCCTCCTGTGGGTGGTGGGCCTCCAGGAAGATGGGTCCATGTCCCTTTGGTGGCCGGGCTCCATGGACTAATgaccggccaccagacgctcgcccttaGGCAcactccccgggcctggctccagg GTGTCACACTGTGGGATGATACAAATCTGCAAGACATGATAAAAGAGAGTGAGCAACCTAGCACTGACTTCAAAGTCACAACATCTGATTCTACAGACTCCAAGTCCACTCTCCTGGATGTTGATGCTTCTCTGAAAGCCAGTGTCCTGTGTGGACTAGTTGAAGTTGGAGGATCAGCCAAATATCTAAATGATAAGAAGAAATCTCACAAACAGAGCCGAGTCACGCTTCAGTACAAAGTTACCACCAAATTTAAACAGCTGACACTGACTCCTCAGAGAGTCAAGAATACTCAACAAGTAGATGGCCTGAAGCATTTGTCAACACATGTAGTCACAGGAATCCTTTATGGAGCAAatgctttctttgtgtttgacaGTGAGAAGTTAGATGGTAGCAGCATTCAGGACATCCAGGGAACCATGAAAGCGGTGATAGAGAAGATCCCCTCAATTAATGTTCCTGGAAACTTTTACATCAAGTTGagtaaagaagaaaaagctgtGACTGataaattcacctgcaaattcTATGGAGACTTCATTCTTGAAAGCAACCCTGTAACATTTGAAGAtgcaataaatacatacatCCAACTTCCAAAACTACtgggaaaaaataaagaaaatggtgTTCCACTGAAGGTCACACTAATGCCACTGGAGAACTTACATCCAGAAGCTACTGGGATGATGACAGAGATCAGTATTGAACATAGCCTTAGAAAGGCTCAAGATGCTCTGAAGGACCTCCAAAATCTGGATGTAAGATGCAATGATCTGCTGGAGGACAGAGTGGTGAAAAGCTTTCCACAGATAAAAGAAAAGTTGAGCAGATTCAAGAAGCTCTGTGAGTATTACACATCTTCACTCCAGAAAACAATGGCTGAGAAACTTCCCTCCATTAGGGCAGCTGAGGAAGATCAGCAGGAATTAGTGAAACTCTTTGATGCCAGAGATGAGTCACCGTTCAGTCAGCAGAAATTAACCAAGTGGATCAAAGATGAAGAAAGAGAGGTTACCATCATCAGTCACCTTGTGCACATCATGGAGGGAAAAAAGATCATCTCAGACCAGTCTGAGCTGGACAGAGAGGTGTTTAATCCAGGAGCAGAAGAagttttctgctttgttttcaccTCCCTGAAATCCACTGACCCATATTTGCAAAACATGTCTGACTTCTTGGATAAAAAGAAGTTAGAACAAAGTATCATTCCACCTACCCAGGACCAATGGTACTTCTCAGATGAAGTTGTAgccaaaatgaaagaaaaggcagAAGCTGTGAAGAACTCCATCAGACTGTTTATAACGGCCATTTCAAATGACAAATACAAAGGAGCAACTATCTACCACTACAGGAACACAGTCCTAGTCACTGATGATTTCTCAGGGCCAGATGTCACTGATTTGGAAAATAGAATGGATAGAAGAGATCTGATGTCAT CACCGGGCCCTGACATGGTTCACCCCTACTGGCtcaagaagctgactgcactccacgagtaTCTGGAAGCACAGATGAACCAGATGCTAGTTGATGAGAGACCCCACAATGGCAAACCGAAGGccagacagtcctga